The Lonchura striata isolate bLonStr1 chromosome 29, bLonStr1.mat, whole genome shotgun sequence genome window below encodes:
- the LOC144247619 gene encoding uncharacterized protein LOC144247619 codes for MQQERAPLSQEGWRRSRRSSELVEKPHGREKPHKCLECGKGFSWSYQLIEHQRIHTGERPYECGECGKRFRTSSHLLLHERIHTEERPYRCPDCGKGFKHNSYLTVHRRIHTGERPYECGKCGKGFKDMSVLNEHQVVHTGERPFECLECGKSFGRRSGLRKHQRIHTGERPYMCGECGKRFQTSSNLLRHEQIHTEERPFRCPDCGKGFKQNSHLTMHRRIHTGERPYECGECGKRFRTSSHLLLHERIHTEERPFRCPDCGKGFKHNSYLTVHRRIHTGERPYECGECGKSFRTSSSVLLHERIHTEERPYRCPDCGKGFKRNSHLTEHQRIHTGERPYKCGKCGKNFSMSSNLTQHQQRHH; via the exons atgcagcag gaaagagcccccctgagccaggaaggctggcggagatccaggcggagctcggagctggtggagaagcctcatggcagggagaagccccacaagtgcttggaatgtgggaagggtttcagctggagCTACCAACTGAtcgagcaccagaggatccacactggggagaggccctacgagtgtggggagtgtgggaagaggtttcggaccagctcccatctcctcctccatgagcggattcacacagaggagaggccctaccgctgccccgactgcgggaagggcttcaagcacaactcctacctcaccgtgcaccggcgcatccacactggggagaggccctacgagtgtgggaagtgtgggaagggtttcaaaGACATGTCTGTCCTGAATGAGCACCAGGTggtccacactggggaacggccctttgagtgcttggaatgtgggaagagctttgggaggAGGTCAGGCCTGAGAaaacaccagcgcatccacactggggagaggccctacatgtgtggggagtgtgggaagaggtttcagaccagctccaatctcctcaGACACGAGcagattcacacagaggagaggcccttccgctgccctgactgcgggaagggcttcaagcaaaactcccacctcaccatgcaccggcgcatccacaccggggagaggccctacgagtgtggggagtgtgggaagaggtttcggaccagctcccatctcctcctccatgagcggattcacacagaggagaggcccttccgctgccccgactgcgggaagggcttcaagcacaactcctacctcaccgtgcaccggcgcatccacactggggagaggccctacgagtgtggggagtgtgggaagagctttcggaccagctccagtgtcctcctacatgagcggattcacacagaggagaggccctaccgctgccccgactgcgggaagggcttcaagcgaAACTCCCACCTCACTgagcaccagcgcatccacaccggggagaggccctacaagtgtgggaagtgtgggaagaactTCTCCATGAGCTCAAACTTGACCCAGCACCAACAgaggcaccactaa
- the LOC144247640 gene encoding uncharacterized protein LOC144247640 encodes MEEEEKPRRCCRRRSCKPSPGSCREERAPLSQEGGRRSRQSSELVEKPHGREKPHKCLECGKGFSSSYHLIEHQRIHTGERPYECGECGKRFQTSSHLLRHERSHTEVRRFRCPDCGKGFKHNSHLTVHRRIHTGERPYKCGKCGKSFTDRAYLIRHQVLHTGERPYECLECGKSFGWSSHLRRHQRIHTGKRPYECPQCGKRFQTSSHLLVHERIHTEERPYRCSDCGKGFKHNSSLTKHRRIHTGERPYECEKSFSHSSHLTTDQHGGTTKGSPVSAPSEGRAWK; translated from the coding sequence atggaggaggaggaaaagccccggagatgctgcaggaggaggagctgcaaacccagcccagggagctgcagggaggaaagagcccccctgagccaggaaggcgggcggagatccaggcagagctcggagctggtggagaagcctcatggcagggagaagccccacaagtgcttggaatgtgggaagggtttcagctcCAGCTACCACCTGAtcgagcaccagaggatccacactggggagagaccctacgagtgtggggagtgtgggaagaggtttcagaccagctcccatctcctcagacatgagcggagtcacacagaggtgaggcgcttccgctgccctgactgcgggaagggcttcaagcacaactcccacctcaccgtgcaccggcgtatccacaccggggagaggccctacaagtgtgggaagtgtgggaagagcttcacagACAGGGCTTACCTGATCCGGCACCAGGTgctccacactggggaacggccctatgagtgcttggaatgtgggaagagctttgggtggagctcACACCTGAGAagacaccagcgcatccacactgggaagaggccctatgagtgtccccagtgtgggaagaggtttcagaccagctcccatctccttgtacatgagcggattcacacagaggagaggccctaccgctgctccgactgcgggaagggcttcaagcacaactccagcctcaccaagcaccggcgcatccacactggggagaggccctacgagtgtgagAAGAGCTTCtcacacagctctcacttgaccacAGACCAACacggaggcaccactaagggaagccctgtgagtgccccgagtgagggaagagcttggaagtga